CGAAGACGAAGCTTAACATAGAGAGGAACTGAGTAAGTGATGCCCTCGCGGATACACTCGATTTCGGTAGCCTTAGGATCGCCAACTGTGTAAGAGACAAACTCCAACACCAAGCGCCCGTCGTAACTTTCGATTGGGAAAACTTCCCTAAATACGGCTTCGATACCGTCGTTTTTACGCTCGGATATCGGGGTGTCCTTTTGCAGGAAGTCGAGATACGAGTTTATCTGGATCTCGATAAGATTGGGCGGCGTGATAACGTCCTTAAGTTTTCCGAAATTGATACGGTCTGCCATGTGAATCTCTGCTAGATGTGGGCGAAAATGTGATGAGTCGGCTTGGTGTAAAACGAGGTGGAGTTAACTAAAAAACCCCTCGGTAAATAAACGCAGGAAAGACAGGCGCGTTAAAACGCGCCTGCCTCACGTGAAAAGCTGTAAAAAGCAGCGTGCAACAATGTCTACTTAACTTCGACCTTAGCGCCAGCAGCTTCGAGCTTGGACTTGAGTTCTTCTGCTTCTTCCTTGGAGCAAGCTTCCTTGACAGGCTTTGGTGCGCCTTCAACGAGGTCCTTTGCTTCCTTGAGGCCAAGACCAGTGATCGAACGTACTTCCTTGATCACATTGATCTTCTTGTCGCCAGCAGCGGCGAGGATTACGTCGAACTCAGTCTTTTCTTCAGCAGGAGCAGCAGCGTCGCCACCAGCAGGAGCAGCAGCTACAGCTACGGGAGCAGCAGCGGATACGCCCCACTTTTCTTCGAGGTCCTTAACAAGACCTGCGATGTCGAGTACAGTCTGGCCGCTGAGCCATTCGATTACGTCTTCTTTAGTGATGTCTGCCATCTTCGTAGTGATCGGCTAGTTCAGAGAGATATCTCCTCTTTTAAGACGACGTATCGTCCTAGCCTGTATCTTTTTGTTATGGTGTTTAGAGACGAAGGCATCCAAGCCCTCAAAAATGTGTGTGGTGAATAAAGGGCTACTCGCCCTTGTCGGCCTTGGCCTGGAGCACGTTGAGCATTGCGGTTGGTACGCCGTTGAGAACGAATACCAAGCTTTGAG
This genomic interval from Pelagicoccus albus contains the following:
- the rplL gene encoding 50S ribosomal protein L7/L12, with translation MADITKEDVIEWLSGQTVLDIAGLVKDLEEKWGVSAAAPVAVAAAPAGGDAAAPAEEKTEFDVILAAAGDKKINVIKEVRSITGLGLKEAKDLVEGAPKPVKEACSKEEAEELKSKLEAAGAKVEVK